A stretch of the Rosa rugosa chromosome 5, drRosRugo1.1, whole genome shotgun sequence genome encodes the following:
- the LOC133711805 gene encoding uncharacterized protein LOC133711805, translating to MKLLYWNARGIANDDTQRALLDMVRIHRPLFVCLSEPFILLESINRSFWRSLGLVPITTNNRGLQAPNLWVLGQEALQPTVISSTDQQITFSCSLDGLLCVITAVYARTTIVGRRMLWQDLSMINTSQVYGRPWVVFGDFNCILGAHEKRGGGSPNLTSCMDFQQMCTVCGLIDIPTKGLAYTWSNRRIDEKLDRALGNLEWLEAWQVMECSTLAKSTSDHCPILLSFQRFALPCHSPFRFQNMWLQHPNFLQLIREFWTTLEFHGCPMFILSSKLRALKLMLKNWNKVHFGNIHTRVEATRQALDGVQSEICNLGPSDERFSREDDAHALFQVELSLQHTMLRDKSRVRWLKDGDRNTAFLHNLVRICRSNKSITSLFDGSAILQDHDSIASYIVQHYTNMFTRDQGIIDTSLVERTIPHVVTGADNEILTAILTHMRRLC from the coding sequence ATGAAGCTCCTTTACTGGAATGCCCGTGGAATCGCTAATGATGACACTCAGCGGGCTCTCTTAGACATGGTACGTATTCATCGTCctctttttgtttgtctttctgAACCGTTTATTCTGCTCGAGAGTATCAACAGGTCTTTTTGGAGATCTCTTGGCCTTGTTCCTATAACAACTAATAACCGTGGACTTCAAGCACCAAATTTGTGGGTTTTGGGTCAGGAAGCACTCCAACCTACTGTAATTTCTTCCACAGATCAACAGATCACCTTTTCTTGTTCACTGGATGGTTTACTCTGTGTTATTACTGCGGTCTATGCGAGGACTACCATTGTTGGGAGAAGAATGCTTTGGCAGGATCTTTCTATGATTAATACTTCCCAGGTTTATGGTCGCCCATGGGTGGTTTTTGGGGATTTTAACTGCATTCTTGGAGCGCATGAGAAGCGGGGTGGTGGTTCTCCCAATTTAACCTCCTGCATGGACTTCCAGCAGATGTGTACTGTTTGTGGCTTAATTGACATTCCGACCAAGGGTCTTGCCTACACTTGGTCTAACCGTCGTATTGATGAGAAGTTGGATAGAGCTTTGGGGAATTTGGAGTGGTTGGAAGCTTGGCAAGTTATGGAGTGTAGCACATTAGCAAAGTCCACTTCTGATCACTGTCCAATTTTACTATCATTCCAAAGATTTGCTCTCCCTTGTCATTCTCCTTTTAGGTTTCAGAATATGTGGTTGCAACACCCGAATTTCCTCCAGCTAATCCGGGAGTTTTGGACCACACTGGAATTCCATGGTTGCCCGATGTTTATTTTAAGCTCCAAGCTTCGTGCCTTGAAGTTAATGCTTAAAAACTGGAATAAAGTGCATTTTGGTAACATTCACACAAGGGTGGAGGCTACCAGGCAGGCTCTGGATGGGGTTCAATCTGAAATTTGTAATCTGGGTCCTTCTGATGAAAGGTTCAGCCGCGAAGATGATGCACATGCGCTCTTTCAAGTGGAGCTTTCTTTGCAGCACACCATGCTTCGAGATAAATCCCGGGTGAGGTGGCTCAAGGATGGTGATCGTAATACTGCATTTCTGCATAACTTGGTAAGGATTTGTCGCTCGAATAAATCCATCACCTCTCTTTTTGATGGGAGTGCCATTTTGCAAGATCATGATTCCATTGCCAGTTATATTGTTCAACACTATACAAACATGTTTACTAGAGACCAGGGCATTATTGATACGAGCCTTGTGGAAAGAACCATTCCTCATGTGGTTACTGGAGCGGACAATGAGATTCTTACTGCAATCCTTACACATATGAGGAGATTGTGTTAG